Proteins co-encoded in one Deltaproteobacteria bacterium RBG_16_64_85 genomic window:
- a CDS encoding aspartate aminotransferase (catalyzes the formation of oxalozcetate and L-glutamate from L-aspartate and 2-oxoglutarate), producing the protein MGRSTTSSRRASGVQLPIIPTVAGWIAETPGAISLGQGVAYYGPPPQAMQVLDRFSSTPGSHPYKPDAGLPELRKAFEGKLRTENGIYAPFERRIIVTAGANQAFFNAVLAICDPGDEVILMTPYYFNHEMAIALASCRAVCVPTDGNYHPRVGAIEAALTPRTRAIVTVSPNNPTGVVYSRETLSEINRLCARRGIYHISDEAYEYFTYDGAAHFSPGSLGGEDHTISLYSCSKAYGMASWRVGFLVAPAHLFDDLIKIQDTVIICAPAVSQAVALEALRIGRGYCHQHLESIAKVRQQVLERLSSVPDLLTIPPSQGAFYFLAKVRTSMGDLPLTERLVRNHKVAVIPGGTFGVTEGCCLRIAYGSLKMETAVEGTGRLIEGLRAILGR; encoded by the coding sequence ATGGGCAGGTCCACGACCTCATCGCGGCGAGCCAGCGGCGTCCAGCTTCCCATCATCCCGACGGTGGCGGGCTGGATCGCGGAGACCCCGGGGGCCATCTCGCTCGGCCAGGGAGTGGCGTACTACGGGCCCCCGCCACAAGCCATGCAGGTCCTCGATCGTTTTTCCTCGACTCCCGGAAGCCACCCGTACAAGCCCGACGCCGGGCTTCCCGAACTCCGGAAGGCGTTCGAGGGGAAACTTCGCACGGAGAACGGGATCTACGCCCCCTTCGAGCGGAGGATCATCGTCACCGCCGGCGCAAACCAGGCGTTCTTCAACGCCGTCCTGGCGATCTGCGACCCCGGCGACGAGGTGATCCTGATGACGCCCTACTACTTCAACCATGAAATGGCGATCGCGCTGGCAAGCTGCCGGGCGGTGTGCGTTCCGACGGACGGGAACTACCATCCGCGCGTCGGCGCGATCGAGGCGGCCTTGACGCCCAGGACGCGGGCGATCGTCACGGTGTCCCCGAACAACCCCACCGGCGTTGTCTATTCGAGGGAAACGCTTTCAGAGATCAATCGTCTATGCGCCAGGCGTGGGATCTACCACATCAGCGACGAGGCCTATGAGTACTTCACCTACGACGGCGCCGCGCACTTCTCCCCCGGCTCCCTGGGAGGCGAGGACCATACGATCTCGCTCTACAGCTGTTCCAAGGCATACGGGATGGCGAGCTGGCGGGTCGGGTTCCTGGTTGCGCCGGCGCATCTCTTCGACGACCTGATCAAGATCCAGGACACGGTGATCATCTGCGCCCCGGCGGTTTCCCAGGCGGTCGCCCTGGAGGCGCTGCGGATCGGGCGCGGCTACTGCCACCAGCACCTGGAGTCCATCGCGAAGGTCCGGCAACAGGTCCTTGAGCGTCTCTCGAGCGTTCCCGACCTCCTCACGATCCCCCCGTCGCAGGGGGCATTCTATTTCCTGGCAAAGGTGCGCACCTCGATGGGCGATCTCCCGCTTACCGAGCGGCTGGTCCGGAACCACAAGGTGGCCGTCATCCCCGGCGGGACGTTCGGGGTCACGGAGGGGTGCTGCCTGCGGATCGCCTACGGGAGCCTGAAGATGGAAACCGCCGTCGAAGGAACAGGCCGACTGATCGAGGGGCTGAGGGCAATCCTCGGCAGGTAG